One segment of Humidesulfovibrio mexicanus DNA contains the following:
- a CDS encoding FeoA family protein has product MTLCELEPGGVCTICRMTAAGALGQRLTDLGFYAGAVVRMLRYAPLTDPVEVELDGCCVSIRRTEARQVEVQPG; this is encoded by the coding sequence ATGACATTGTGCGAACTTGAACCCGGCGGCGTATGCACCATTTGCCGCATGACCGCCGCAGGCGCCCTTGGCCAACGCCTGACCGACCTGGGCTTCTATGCCGGAGCCGTGGTCCGGATGCTCCGCTATGCGCCACTCACGGACCCGGTGGAGGTCGAACTTGACGGCTGCTGCGTCAGCATCCGCCGCACCGAGGCACGCCAGGTCGAGGTTCAGCCGGGATGA
- a CDS encoding Fur family transcriptional regulator — MFEQTPGRDRFKDYLESNGLKLTGQRQRILRVFMRQQEPMSAENILAAAGGAESGISLSTLYRALNHLQCAGLARRIQLGAGSALYEAVHGHCCQLVCEKCGRRIPVSNPYLESMREVAARQEGFELHHCTAQFYGLCPSCQQARDIEKSRSTTPAT, encoded by the coding sequence GTGTTTGAACAGACGCCCGGAAGGGACCGGTTCAAGGACTACCTTGAATCCAACGGACTGAAGCTGACCGGCCAACGCCAGCGGATTCTTCGCGTGTTCATGCGGCAGCAGGAGCCCATGAGCGCCGAGAACATCCTTGCCGCCGCAGGCGGAGCGGAGAGCGGCATCAGCCTGTCCACCCTGTACCGCGCCTTGAACCATCTCCAGTGCGCAGGGCTTGCGCGGCGCATACAGCTTGGTGCCGGAAGCGCGCTGTACGAAGCCGTGCACGGCCATTGCTGCCAGCTTGTGTGCGAGAAGTGCGGCAGGCGCATTCCCGTCAGCAATCCGTATCTGGAGTCCATGCGCGAGGTTGCTGCCCGGCAGGAAGGCTTCGAACTGCACCACTGCACGGCGCAGTTTTACGGCCTGTGCCCGTCCTGCCAGCAGGCCCGGGATATCGAGAAATCCAGAAGCACAACTCCAGCCACGTAG
- a CDS encoding transporter, whose product MKALHVLIAAALLWVAQPPCAMAEDIMGDLPSKDGAEAGKPVGEKNGKPGKGENSPKCAGLVNMSNGLVLPAGKYSLSLKHVFVHKDNLYDGQEKKTGNYNGKYERTDHITTLTAKAGLFDNFEARVQVPWYNREQKQKSGNPPSHFATVHNEGLGDIIAMGRYALLNQRLGDPFSLAVGAGLSIPTGDTDKRSPQGGAGSHPYMGPNFQLGTGTWDPKFELGATKILGRSRFDFHTMYTISGDGPHGSRAGNVFKYDFGYGYALNKYFDVELEVNGIDHESCRHDHESTLNTGGHFVFITPGVHWKITESSRLALGVPINVYRNMRGETRTPDRASQYGLYEDYRIVTSLSFQF is encoded by the coding sequence ATGAAAGCGTTGCATGTGTTGATCGCCGCCGCCCTGTTGTGGGTGGCGCAGCCCCCCTGCGCCATGGCGGAAGACATCATGGGGGATCTGCCTTCAAAGGACGGTGCCGAAGCAGGAAAGCCGGTCGGCGAGAAGAACGGAAAGCCTGGCAAAGGGGAGAATTCGCCCAAGTGCGCCGGTCTGGTGAACATGTCCAACGGCTTGGTCCTGCCTGCGGGCAAGTACTCCTTGAGCCTGAAACATGTTTTCGTGCACAAGGACAACCTGTACGACGGCCAGGAAAAAAAGACCGGGAATTACAACGGCAAGTACGAGCGCACCGACCATATTACGACCCTGACCGCCAAGGCCGGGCTTTTCGACAACTTTGAGGCCAGGGTGCAGGTCCCCTGGTACAATCGCGAGCAGAAGCAGAAGAGCGGCAACCCCCCCTCGCATTTCGCCACCGTGCACAACGAAGGGCTCGGAGACATCATCGCCATGGGCCGGTACGCGCTGCTCAACCAGCGCTTGGGCGATCCTTTCAGCCTGGCCGTCGGCGCTGGCCTCAGCATCCCCACGGGCGACACGGACAAGAGAAGCCCGCAGGGCGGAGCCGGTAGCCACCCCTACATGGGGCCGAACTTCCAGTTGGGCACCGGAACCTGGGATCCCAAATTCGAGCTGGGGGCCACCAAGATCCTTGGTCGGTCACGGTTCGACTTCCACACCATGTACACCATCTCCGGCGATGGCCCCCACGGCTCGCGCGCGGGCAACGTGTTCAAGTACGATTTCGGCTACGGCTACGCGCTGAACAAGTATTTCGACGTGGAGCTTGAGGTCAACGGCATCGACCACGAGTCCTGCCGCCACGACCACGAGTCCACGTTGAACACCGGCGGCCATTTCGTCTTCATCACCCCAGGCGTGCATTGGAAAATTACCGAGAGCTCCCGTCTTGCTCTCGGCGTACCCATCAACGTGTACCGCAACATGCGCGGCGAAACCCGCACCCCGGACAGGGCGAGCCAGTACGGGCTGTACGAGGACTACCGGATCGTCACCAGCCTTTCCTTCCAGTTTTAA
- a CDS encoding ABC transporter substrate-binding protein, whose amino-acid sequence MSIVNKISALALLVGLLSLSAFAPAWAAGPPKVLERQKVVMVGDHLVDVAAALGVAPEAMVIRMSLWPKGKELARLSQALGCPNKVTNVTPDSLPKAMKARGVSRVIVEKCANFCLYKNIDLNKVAELVRSVPGATVEYVDFDKGLPAAIEEVAAKLGKVEEGKALAAAHAENLKQAEAALPKQALGKRVLVLNGTYAIATGKVFINVEAPGGYSDQYILSRLGCANVGKALIPDASAISKGHASNPRLSGIKEANPDAIVMVGEPFAVQKALRDALKRDPSLAQIPAIKNGAVYSLPFYANAGLLEYPDILRQWTDALKN is encoded by the coding sequence ATGAGCATCGTGAACAAGATTTCCGCCCTGGCCCTGCTTGTCGGGTTGCTGTCCCTGTCCGCTTTTGCCCCCGCCTGGGCCGCAGGACCGCCCAAGGTTCTGGAGCGGCAGAAAGTCGTCATGGTTGGCGACCACTTGGTGGACGTGGCCGCAGCCCTGGGCGTCGCCCCGGAGGCCATGGTCATCCGCATGAGCCTGTGGCCCAAGGGCAAGGAGTTGGCGCGGCTTTCCCAGGCGTTGGGCTGCCCGAACAAGGTGACGAACGTGACGCCGGACAGTCTGCCCAAGGCCATGAAGGCGCGCGGCGTATCCAGGGTGATTGTGGAGAAGTGCGCGAACTTTTGCCTGTACAAGAACATCGACCTGAACAAGGTGGCCGAACTGGTGCGCTCCGTGCCCGGCGCCACAGTGGAATATGTCGATTTCGACAAGGGCCTGCCTGCCGCCATCGAGGAAGTCGCCGCCAAGCTCGGCAAGGTCGAGGAGGGCAAGGCGCTCGCGGCCGCGCACGCCGAAAACCTCAAGCAGGCGGAGGCTGCCCTGCCCAAGCAGGCGTTGGGCAAGCGCGTTCTGGTCCTGAACGGCACCTACGCCATCGCCACAGGCAAGGTATTCATCAACGTCGAGGCCCCTGGCGGCTATTCGGACCAGTACATCCTCTCGCGCCTGGGCTGCGCCAACGTCGGGAAGGCTCTGATTCCGGATGCCTCGGCCATTTCCAAGGGCCATGCCTCCAACCCCAGGCTCAGCGGCATCAAAGAGGCCAACCCCGACGCCATCGTCATGGTGGGCGAGCCGTTCGCCGTGCAGAAGGCCCTGCGTGATGCGCTCAAACGCGACCCGAGCCTGGCCCAGATTCCGGCAATCAAGAACGGCGCGGTCTACAGCCTGCCCTTCTACGCCAACGCTGGTCTGCTGGAGTACCCCGACATCCTGCGGCAGTGGACCGATGCGCTGAAGAACTAG
- a CDS encoding 4Fe-4S binding protein has protein sequence MNGLLLAVFRHRLYPRLIQAAGLLIYLGLIWFALGVFTPQGMPPKAFAQKHIVTLLLWGGWLPLTILATVFLGRIWCSICPLELVNRLGDRLGRTVFGKRASLPAALRGGMVSALLYSGLLVVTVSSKFIAVPHNAAVLLSLLLLAALATGFAFGGRAFCTAICPASMLFRLFGRRGMLALRVEAAKAPPAGDARASSARGRCPANLDPARLGDSSPCTLCAQCLKTGNGQDVRLTRAMPSTPDDNWEDYGWAATVFAFFFTGFALNELFQNWNTGGRHYWRIPSEFAGLFGIDPASGMVAALWSMLFVPAALWLLIGLAGRLSGVGASVKEVWKRLTLPLVSALVASQVVRAVTKSSQWLAGLPGAFEAWTGRLASTPWPFPSIAAASTTGGMGKAQGLAQGAQGKGMALGLLSQPVLLVVTLAVAVLFLWFAYCEAKALRRHGRGVAALSLVLSVLFLGLLVLSRLV, from the coding sequence ATGAACGGACTGCTTCTGGCGGTATTCCGCCACCGGCTCTATCCCCGGCTCATCCAGGCCGCAGGCCTTCTCATCTACCTCGGGCTCATCTGGTTCGCCCTGGGTGTGTTCACCCCCCAGGGCATGCCCCCCAAGGCCTTTGCCCAAAAACACATCGTCACCCTGCTGCTATGGGGGGGCTGGTTGCCGCTGACCATTCTCGCCACGGTGTTCCTGGGCAGAATATGGTGTTCCATCTGCCCGTTGGAACTGGTGAACAGGCTGGGTGATCGGCTGGGGCGGACGGTGTTTGGCAAACGTGCTTCCCTCCCCGCCGCCCTCCGGGGCGGAATGGTTTCGGCGCTGCTGTACAGCGGCCTGTTGGTGGTGACGGTCTCCAGCAAGTTCATCGCCGTGCCCCACAACGCGGCCGTGCTTCTCAGCCTGCTGCTGCTGGCGGCGCTGGCCACGGGCTTCGCCTTCGGGGGCCGGGCCTTCTGCACGGCCATCTGCCCCGCGTCCATGCTGTTCCGGCTGTTCGGCAGAAGGGGCATGCTGGCGCTACGCGTCGAGGCGGCCAAAGCCCCCCCTGCCGGAGACGCGCGCGCGTCGTCCGCACGGGGCCGTTGCCCCGCCAACCTGGATCCCGCCAGACTCGGCGACTCGTCGCCGTGCACGCTGTGCGCCCAGTGCCTCAAGACCGGCAATGGTCAGGACGTTCGTCTGACGCGCGCCATGCCTTCGACTCCGGACGACAACTGGGAGGACTACGGCTGGGCGGCCACGGTGTTCGCCTTCTTCTTCACCGGATTTGCGCTGAACGAACTATTCCAGAACTGGAACACGGGCGGGCGGCACTATTGGCGCATCCCCTCGGAATTCGCCGGCCTATTTGGGATCGACCCGGCCTCTGGAATGGTGGCGGCGCTCTGGTCCATGCTCTTCGTGCCCGCAGCGCTCTGGCTGCTCATCGGTCTGGCTGGTCGGCTTTCCGGCGTGGGTGCCTCGGTGAAGGAGGTCTGGAAGCGGCTGACACTGCCGTTGGTCAGCGCCCTGGTCGCCTCTCAGGTGGTGCGCGCCGTGACGAAATCCTCGCAATGGCTGGCCGGGCTGCCTGGCGCCTTTGAGGCGTGGACAGGGAGGCTTGCCTCCACCCCCTGGCCCTTCCCGTCCATCGCCGCAGCCTCCACAACTGGCGGCATGGGGAAGGCGCAGGGCCTGGCGCAGGGAGCGCAGGGCAAGGGCATGGCCTTGGGCCTGCTTTCGCAGCCGGTGCTGTTGGTCGTCACCCTGGCCGTCGCCGTTCTTTTCCTGTGGTTCGCCTACTGCGAGGCGAAGGCCTTGCGGCGGCATGGGCGAGGGGTGGCCGCCCTTTCACTCGTTTTGTCAGTGCTGTTCCTCGGGCTGCTGGTGCTTTCGCGTCTGGTGTAG
- a CDS encoding ABC transporter permease, translating into MKHWIAFWNILLKDMRTYYVKPPNISWGLVFPLAWTSMFFIRSGTGMEAIPALLPGVVALSVLFGTSSMLAVTVTFEKKSRSFERLLLAPIPLELLMLAKTAGAILFGIANAFVPLLLAWAFSELPRVNWLLFAPTVALLAMVSAFLGLFVAVAVSEVFEAQTFSNFFRFPMVFLCGLFFPVEKLPVLLQPLSYALPLTYGADALRGAVHGGNAMPCLLDLAMLVAFCIALFLGSLRNIKRKWIV; encoded by the coding sequence ATGAAACACTGGATCGCCTTCTGGAACATCCTGCTCAAGGACATGCGCACCTATTATGTGAAGCCGCCCAACATCAGCTGGGGGCTTGTGTTCCCGCTGGCCTGGACAAGCATGTTCTTCATCCGCTCCGGCACCGGCATGGAGGCCATACCGGCCCTGCTGCCCGGCGTGGTGGCCCTGTCGGTGCTGTTCGGCACCTCGTCCATGCTGGCCGTCACCGTAACCTTTGAAAAAAAGAGCCGCTCCTTCGAGCGGCTGCTGCTGGCTCCCATCCCGCTGGAACTGCTCATGCTGGCAAAAACGGCCGGGGCCATCCTCTTCGGCATCGCCAACGCCTTCGTCCCCCTGCTGCTGGCCTGGGCGTTCTCCGAACTCCCACGGGTGAACTGGCTGCTGTTCGCGCCCACGGTGGCGCTTCTGGCCATGGTCTCGGCGTTCCTGGGACTGTTTGTGGCGGTCGCCGTAAGCGAAGTCTTCGAGGCCCAGACCTTCTCCAACTTCTTCCGCTTTCCCATGGTCTTCCTGTGCGGGCTGTTCTTTCCGGTGGAAAAGCTGCCTGTCCTGCTGCAGCCGCTGTCTTACGCGCTGCCGCTGACGTATGGCGCCGATGCCCTGCGCGGCGCGGTGCACGGGGGCAACGCCATGCCCTGCCTGCTGGACCTGGCCATGCTCGTCGCCTTCTGCATCGCCCTGTTCCTGGGAAGCCTGAGGAACATCAAGCGTAAGTGGATTGTCTGA
- a CDS encoding ABC transporter ATP-binding protein yields the protein MTDPIISARDLRKRFGQVEALKGVSFEVNRGEVFGFLGPNGAGKSTTINALTGLARIDSGEIRIDGVDCAQRPRAAQRLIGVVPDESNLYTELTGFENLCFCAALYGLRKPERVARARELLKAFALEQAADRKFGGYSKGMKRKLTLAAGIIHRPPILFLDEPTTGIDLGSVRHIRALITELNATGTTIFLTTHYIEEAERLCGRIAFIVGGRVLRMDSVENLLQPVRSKHMLRITAEGRLDSHAEALRQSFPEFTIRLLDGMLHIEADGPVPVGPLVRHLEDRGAEVLEARRMRPTLEDIFVDITGIGAQAMQQEKGKTGGRA from the coding sequence ATGACGGACCCCATCATTTCCGCCAGGGATTTGCGCAAACGCTTCGGCCAGGTCGAGGCCCTCAAGGGGGTAAGCTTCGAGGTGAACCGGGGCGAAGTGTTCGGATTCCTGGGGCCCAACGGCGCGGGGAAATCCACCACCATCAACGCGCTCACGGGACTGGCCAGGATAGACAGCGGAGAGATCCGCATCGACGGGGTGGACTGCGCCCAAAGGCCGAGAGCAGCCCAGCGGCTCATCGGCGTGGTTCCCGACGAGAGCAACCTGTACACGGAGCTGACGGGCTTTGAAAACCTCTGCTTCTGCGCGGCGCTGTACGGACTGCGCAAGCCGGAGCGGGTAGCGCGCGCGAGAGAGCTGCTCAAGGCCTTTGCCCTGGAGCAGGCGGCGGACCGCAAGTTCGGCGGCTATTCCAAGGGCATGAAACGCAAGCTCACCCTCGCGGCCGGAATCATCCACCGCCCGCCCATCCTGTTCCTGGACGAACCCACCACGGGAATCGACCTGGGCAGCGTGCGCCACATCCGCGCCTTGATAACGGAGCTGAACGCCACCGGCACGACCATCTTCCTCACCACGCACTACATCGAGGAAGCCGAAAGGCTCTGCGGCCGCATCGCCTTCATCGTCGGGGGGCGGGTGCTGCGCATGGACAGCGTGGAGAACCTGCTCCAGCCGGTCCGGTCCAAGCATATGCTGCGCATAACCGCCGAAGGCAGGCTGGACAGCCATGCAGAAGCCTTGCGACAGTCCTTCCCCGAATTCACCATCCGCCTGCTCGACGGAATGCTGCATATCGAAGCCGACGGGCCTGTGCCCGTGGGGCCGCTGGTGCGCCATCTGGAGGATCGCGGGGCGGAGGTTTTGGAAGCCAGGCGGATGCGTCCAACGCTGGAGGATATCTTTGTGGACATCACCGGCATCGGCGCCCAGGCCATGCAGCAGGAAAAGGGCAAAACCGGAGGCCGCGCATGA
- a CDS encoding ArsR/SmtB family transcription factor has product MSDSTRLAAIFKALSVESRVRMVRLLHDHQLCVNALARRLGISAAAVSQHLRVLREAGLVAPERRGLHMHYRVNAEALRQCDELLHHLMTPRKIALERYIPGQERAE; this is encoded by the coding sequence ATGTCCGATTCCACACGTCTTGCCGCCATCTTCAAGGCCTTGTCCGTGGAGAGCCGGGTGCGCATGGTGCGCCTGCTCCACGACCATCAGCTCTGTGTAAACGCCCTGGCCCGGAGGCTGGGCATCAGCGCGGCCGCCGTGTCGCAGCATCTGCGGGTCCTGCGCGAGGCAGGCCTCGTCGCGCCAGAACGGCGCGGCCTGCACATGCACTACCGCGTGAACGCCGAAGCCCTGCGCCAATGCGACGAGCTGCTGCACCACCTCATGACCCCGCGGAAGATCGCGCTGGAGCGCTACATTCCCGGCCAGGAGCGCGCAGAATGA
- a CDS encoding FmdE family protein, with translation MPCMISPEQISACIAFHGHECPGLAIGIRAAELALRELGPAGPDLVAVCETDMCGVDAIMMLTNCTVGKGNLVFRDLGKMAFTFHRRGGPGFRAVLRPQSRRGMDEHMVPLMRKDIDGRATDAERQELLDLRKQMQRSFMAMELEDMFDITKLESLPPRPPSILESLVCDTCGERVMESRTRRFQGRTLCIPCFEAVEQKR, from the coding sequence ATGCCCTGCATGATATCCCCGGAGCAGATCAGCGCCTGCATCGCCTTCCATGGTCACGAATGTCCCGGGCTGGCCATCGGAATCCGCGCCGCGGAACTGGCCCTGCGCGAACTCGGCCCGGCCGGGCCGGACCTGGTGGCCGTGTGCGAAACCGACATGTGCGGTGTGGACGCCATCATGATGCTGACCAACTGCACGGTGGGCAAGGGCAACCTCGTCTTCCGCGACCTGGGCAAGATGGCCTTCACCTTCCACCGCCGGGGCGGTCCGGGGTTCCGGGCCGTGCTGCGGCCCCAGTCGCGCCGGGGCATGGACGAGCACATGGTCCCGCTCATGCGCAAGGACATCGACGGCAGGGCCACGGACGCCGAACGCCAGGAGCTGCTTGATCTGCGCAAACAGATGCAGCGCAGCTTCATGGCCATGGAGCTTGAGGACATGTTTGACATCACCAAATTGGAGTCCCTTCCGCCCCGCCCACCCAGCATTCTTGAGAGCCTGGTTTGCGACACCTGCGGCGAGCGGGTCATGGAGTCGCGCACGCGACGCTTTCAAGGCCGCACCCTGTGCATTCCCTGCTTCGAGGCGGTGGAACAAAAGAGGTAG